Within Kutzneria chonburiensis, the genomic segment GCCAGCACCGGATGCGGCTGGTCCGGCTGGCCATCCTGCTGGTGGACGAACCGGCCACGGCCGAGGACGTGGTGCAGGAGGCCTTCACCGGCCTGCACCGCAACTGGGGCGGCCTGCGGGACGCCCAGGCGGCCGTCGGCTACCTGCGCACGGCCGTGGTGAACGGCAGCCGGTCGGTGCTGCGCCGCCGCAAGACCGCCCGCGACTACACGCCGCCGCACACCGCCAACGCCCGGTCGGCCGAGAGCCTGGCCATGCTGACCGCCGAGCACCAGGCCGTGGTCAACGCCCTGTCCAAGCTGCCGCCGCGCCAGCGTGAGGTGCTCGTGCTGCGCTACTACGGCGACCTGTCCGAGGCCGAGATCGCGGAGGCCACCGGCATCTCCAAGGGCACCGTGAAGTCCACCGCCAGCCGGGCCCTCGACGCCCTGCAGAAGGCGATGGCCGGTTAGACCCGAGCTAGACCCCAGCTAGACCAACTGCACGTCGATGCCACGGTCGCGGAACTGCGCGACCACGGTTTCGTCGGCCTCGCTGTCGGTGATCAGGGCGTGCACCTCGTCGATGGGGCAGATCCGCACGAAGGCCGAGCCGCCCAGCTTGGACGAGTCGGCGACCACCACGACCCGTCCGGACCGCTGCACCAGCAGCCGGTTGATGGCGGCTTCGCCCTCGTTGCGGGCCGACGCGCCGAGCTTGGGGTCCACGTGGTCGACGCCGAGGAAGATGACGTCCAGCGTGAGCTCGTCGGGGATGAGCCGGGCCAGCGGGCCGATCAGCTCGTACGACTGCGGCCGGACCACGCCGCCGGTGACGACCAGCTTGATCTGCTGGCGGACGGCCAGCTCGTTGGCGATG encodes:
- a CDS encoding SigE family RNA polymerase sigma factor yields the protein MDVQPNSVERTLSSLRAVDGPEPSTAAPLTLEDLYRQHRMRLVRLAILLVDEPATAEDVVQEAFTGLHRNWGGLRDAQAAVGYLRTAVVNGSRSVLRRRKTARDYTPPHTANARSAESLAMLTAEHQAVVNALSKLPPRQREVLVLRYYGDLSEAEIAEATGISKGTVKSTASRALDALQKAMAG
- a CDS encoding DeoR/GlpR family DNA-binding transcription regulator; translated protein: MNRYERLTALLELLAERGRVEVDDIADELQVSAATIRRDLDHLAEQQLLTRTRGGAVAHAVSYDLPLRYKTARHADAKLRIARAAAALVDKAAVVGLNGGTTATEVARALAARSELDLTVVTNALNIANELAVRQQIKLVVTGGVVRPQSYELIGPLARLIPDELTLDVIFLGVDHVDPKLGASARNEGEAAINRLLVQRSGRVVVVADSSKLGGSAFVRICPIDEVHALITDSEADETVVAQFRDRGIDVQLV